The sequence CACTCATTTACTTGTAGGTCCTTTTGTTGTTGCAACTCATCGTCAGTTACCGGATAGTCATCCGCTTAATATATTACTAAGTCCTCATTTTGAAGGAACTTTAGCGATAAACGATGCAGCCCAACGTCGTTTGATTGCTGCTGGTGGAGGTGTGGATAAATTACTGGCATCGACTATTGATAATTCCCGTGTTTTGGCAGCAGTCGGTTTACAAAGCTATGGGTTTAATGAAGCCATGTTACCCAAGCAATTAGAGAAACGCGGCGTTAACGATACACAAAAGCTACCTGTTTACCCATACCGCGATGATGCGCTGTTAGTTTGGAATACAATTCATCAATGGGTTGGTGACTATTTAAACATTTACTACAAAAGCGATGCGGATGTTAAAAATGACACCAAACTTCAGAACTGGGCTATTGAAGCAGGGGCTTTTGATGGCGGAAGAGTTCCAGATTTTGGTCAACAACATGGGCTTATTCAAACCTTAGATTACTTAATTGATGCTATTACGCTGATTATTTTTACTGCTAGCGCTCAACATGCTGCGGTTAATTTTCCCCAGGGAGACATGATGAACTACGCTCCAGCAGTACCCTTAGCTGGTTATCAGCCTGCTTCAATTCTTGAAGGCAAAGTTACCGAAGAAAACTATTTAAATTTACTTCCACCTTTAGAACAAGCACAAGAACAATTAAACTTAGTCCACTTGTTAGGTTCTATTTACTATCAAACTTTAGGTGATTACCCAGAGAATTACTTCAAAGATACCTTAGTAAAACCAGCTTTGCAACAATTCCGAAATAATTTAATTGAAGTTGAAGCTACTATTCATCAACGCAATCAAAATCGTCCTACTTACGAATATTTGCTTCCTTCAAAAATTCCTCAAAGTATTAATATTTAGTAAGAATTGGTAATGGGTAATTGGTAATAGTATAAATCATTTTTCAAGTAGTAAATATAGCAGTTTTTGGTTGGATATAATACACCCCTCTTCCTTAATAAGGAGAGGGAAAGGGGGTGAGGTTTATGTGAGTGTATTACACTCAAGTGAAAAGCGCTATATAGCATTTTTCGGTTGGATATAATATTTTGACCTCACCCCATCCTGCGGACACCCCTCTCGTTGTCAAGGAGAGGGAAATAAGAAAAAGTTAATTGTATTCTATTCAAATGAAAACCGCTATAAAAGTAAATAAAAAAGGAAAATCATGACTATAAAAGAACAAGTTATCAAATCACAAAAACGTCAAATTGAACTTTCCCGCATGTTAGCGAAAGTCGGCTATGACAGTAAAATTGGTCAAACTCTACGTTTACGATTTTATTATCAAGATGCTTTCTTATTGCTGCGGAAATTTAAGAGTTTTCTGTATACAGCTAAAGAACTTTTTGGAGACAAATTTTTTGGCGGAGATCAAGCAATTATACATACTTCTCATGCAGAAGTTAAAAAATTAATGCAAGTCGAACCTCAACTACGAGGAAACGACTTGGGTATTATTAGAATGCTTGCTCCAAGCTATTTGCTTAACAATCCGTTGAGTTTGGGAATGAACGGTACTCAACATACGGGAGCGCGGGCTTTATTTTTACAAGCTTTAACAAATCCTGCGGAAGATATCGAAAATTTAAGTAATTTAGTCAATCAATGCTTATCAGAAGCAGCCCAAAAAAAAGAATTACATATTGGTAAAGATTTACCAAGAATGATGCTGAAAATTTTGCATCAAGTTGTTTTCCAAATCTCCTTATCTGAAGAAGAAGTTACCGCATCAACTGGTTACAATAAAAAGCTGTTCCTCGCAACTCTGCCGAATTTTATTAACAAATATACGCTGGGATTACTAACAGCACCAAGCGTGAAACATCGGAAGCAATTAACTCAGAGATACAAACAATCTCCTTTATGGTCATCTTATGTGGAAACAGGTGCAAAATACAATTTGAACGAGCATCAAATTGCTAATAGTCTTTTTGACATGATTCATATTGCCGGAACTCTTGGTACTAGTGCCCTTTTAGGTTCCACAATTGGAGTTTTATGTCTGGATGAAGCTTTAAGAAATAACGTAATTTCAGAAGTTAATACAGTTTGGAACGAACAAGAAACTCCGAATCCAGATGCTTTGAAAAATTCGATTTTAATTAACAAAGTAATTCTAGAAACCGCTCGTCTTTATCCAGCAGTCAGATTTGTTAGTCAGCTAGCACAAGAAGGAGGAGAAATTGAAATCGGTGAATCAAAATGCCCGTTTCAAAAAGGTACCCGTTTAATCGGCTCTATATTTACTGCTAATAGAGATGCTGCAAGATACGAAAATCCAGATAGTTTCGATAGTGAACGCGATTTTTCTGATATTTTATCTTGGAATGGTCACGGACACGAACGAGCTTGTCCTGGAAGAGACTTATCTATTGGCTTAATTAATATCTTCGTTTTGTACTTGTTCAAAAAGTATAAATGGGATTCAATCACAGAAGTTAAATGGGAATTTGAAAAAGTTACCGCCGTCACGCCAAATGAATTAGTATTACAAGGTTTTGCAAAACGGTAATTGGGCATTGGGCATGGGGTATTGGGCATTGGGCATGGAATTACTCCCTCCCCTTCTTCCGCCTCTTCCCCCTCTTATTCAATTACTAGCAAGCGAATATAAAAATCTCAAATCTAAAATCGAATCATGAATTTAAAAATAGAAAACAAACAACTTGATAACATTGCCACCTGGATGAAGCCATTTAAAGAAACTAATTTACCAAGCGTTCTTAAAGGTGTATTCTTCATGGATGGCAATCCACTTCCGGATGATTGTATCACCATGTATAACTTAGAATGGGATGCCGAAAATAATACTTTGTCTCTACCAGTTTTTGGACAGATACAGTGGACTTTTCATAATTCGATTCTAGGAAGATTATTACTTATTGGTGCTTGGTTGAGTCAGTTTACTTATAAAATTCAGTTTGAAGACGAAACTCTACAAAAATCACAAATAATACCCTTATCATTAGGGATACCAATTCCGAAATGGATAATAAATGCCACAATGTGCCAAGATGAAAGTTCTCAGAATGGAGATATATGGCAACGTAAAAACATTTGGTTCGGGATAATTCCCCTAATCGGTGATTATACACTCCGCAGAATTGTAGATGAAAATGGTAATTATACTTCTGCTTTTAACGATATGCTGGCAAAAGTTGAAAATGAATGTTTGGTAGTTGGTAGGAATTCAACTGAAGAAAATGTTGCTGTTGAGTACGAATCGGCTGCTTCTAATTGAGTAATTTAAAAATATTTGATGCCTAAATGCTGCGATCGTATTAAATTAACTGCAATAATTAATACTTTATAAGCTGAAAAAATATCTAGTTGAAAAAAGTATCAGCTTTAAATCAATTTATTTTAGTAACTTAAGCTATGAGGTTTGAATCTTTGGAGGCTTGTGTTTTTTGTTGCCCAGCAATACACATATACTAAGCAATATTTATATATTAGTATATGTGTATTATATCGCTGGCATAACTTGAAGATATAAAGTATTTTAGTTCTCGCCGGTTTAAATCTCTTATGTTGTCGCAAAAGCTCTTTTCAGAGTAGTTCCTGTTTGCGTAATTATTTCTGCTGCTATCGAAATAGGAAATATGTAAATCAATAAAGTAAATTTAATTTTAAAACTGGTTCTCAACGCAGATTTGTTCTTTCGATTCTATTTAAGTACTTATGCATGCTTGATTGAACGTTAAGAATTTTTAACCAAGGATTTTTGGTGGTGAAAATTACTTACTATATAAAACGAATCGTAAAAATAGAATTTTAAAGCGATAGATAATTAAGCTCCATATTTCATACTGCATTAGCAGTATATAGAGCAAAATAAACCAATTTTAGTTTATTTAACAGTATCTCTAATTTGAGAAATGAGGATTATTGCTTACTATGAACACTAAGTTCTTTGCTAGTCTTCTGTCCGCTAGTGCGATCGCTCTTAGTAGCATTGCCATGTTCAGTTCACCTAGTCACGGACAAAGGTCAACTTACAGTTTCTTTTGCGGTCGAAGCACGGATGGTGTACCAACAACATTCGCTGCAACTGCAACTGGGAAGAAAATTGCTGTGATTCGCTGGGTTAGACAATGGAGTCCGAAGTATCCGCCCAAAGCTCGCTGTCGAGCGGTATCTTCAAGATTTCAGAATGCTTACGCTTCAGGTGTCCTCAACTATCTGACTAATACGAGAGTAAATCGTCAAGATGTCATCTGTGCAGCTAGAAGATACGGAGGTAGCTGTAACCAAATGCTACTGACTCTTAGACCTGGTGAAAATGTCAGTCAAGTAATAGAAAACTTGAGGCAGATGGGACATACTGCTAGCGGTCCTCTGGTTCAAGCTCCTGATGGTTCTCCTCGTACTTTTGTTGATATGAATCGGTTGTTGCGCCAAGCATCAGCAGTGAAATAGAAAAGACTGTACAGAGAAATTAATTCTTTTTAGCTTTTAATGGGGGAACCAAGAATACAGCAGGCTTCAACTTAATTAGGTGCAATTGGAAGGGAAAATAGACCTATCCTTCAATATTTGTAATGATTAACTTTGTAGCTAATTTGATTGCAAAGTGCTGTTAAAAAAATAATTTCTCAACTCCCCCATTTTATCAATGCATTGATTTCTTCTTTAAGTGCAGCAATGCGGAGGAAATAAAGATAATATTTCTTCTAAACACTAGATATATAGGCTTTCTCGATTGATTACTAGTGAGCGTAAGTCGGTTAAATTAATTTGTTATGAGATGGCAAGAAATGACTGGGAGTAAAAGCAATATGGCTGCATATAAAAAAAATAGTTGGTCGTTGTCTAAGATTGCTTGTATCGGAACCTTGTTGATATTACCAGTACAAGGTGTTTACACAACTATTCATACTCAAGCAGCTTTAGCTCAACAGCAAACTTCTCAATTATCTCAACAGCAACTACAACAGTTAGCAAAGTCTATCACCGTTAAGATTCTTTCTGGAGAAAAAGGTGGTTCGGGGATCTTGATTCGCAAAAAAGGTCCGTTGTTTACCGTGATTACCAGTAAACATGTCCTGGAAAAAAATAAATCTGCTTTCATTCATACATCCGACGGTAAAAAGCATCAAGCAGAATTGGTGAAGGGAATTAATTTTGATAACAAGGATTTAGTATTATTAAATTTCCGTAGCTCAGATAACTATAAAGTTGCTCAATTGGGTAATTCATCAACTATAAAACAAGGAGATAAAGTATTTGCTGCGGGATTTCCTTTTGAAGCTAATGCATCTGAATCCAGACAATTTGTTTTTCGGTTGGGACGAATCTCTCTATTACTAAAAAGTCCATTGCAGGGAGGCTATCAAATTGGTTACACCAATGAAGTAGAAAAGGGAATGAGTGGTGGCCCAATTATCAGCAGTCAAGGAAAAGTTATCGGCATTAATGGCATTCATGCTCAACCTTTGTGGGGGAATCCTTATGCTTATGAAGATGGTACCCAACCAAGTGATGCTTTACAGGAAAAAATGAGAAACTCTAGTTGGGGAGTTCCTATTCAAACTGTTGCAAAGCTAGCTCCTCAATTCGTTTCAGGGGAAATAGTAGCATCCGATCCAAAAAACACATCTACTAATAAATCTAGACTGCAACAACTATCGAGTCAAATTGATAATATTGCCAAAGAAATTACAGTATTAATCAATTGGGGAAGCGGCAACGGTTCAGGAGCGATTGTAGCTCAGCAAGGCAATACTTACCACGTACTCACTGCCCAACACGTAGTTAGGGGCAATCGTACTTTAACAATTACCACTGCCGACGGTAAGCAACATTCTGTAAACCCAAGTCAAATAAAAATACTACCAGGAGTAGATTTAGCACTTGTGCAGTTTACCAACAGCGAAAAATATCAAGTAGCTAACCTGGCAAACTATAGCTTAGACATCAACGATCGGGTAGCTTTCGTATCTGGATGGCCAGTACCAAAAGCTAAAACGCAAAAATTAAGTCGTCAGTTTAGCACCGGATTTCTTTTAGGTTGGAACAGGGGTACTAATCGTGCTATGGATGACCGTTCTTTTTCTCAAGGTTATGGGTTAGTTTATACTAATTTTACCGCGTTAGGTATGAGCGGCGGCCCCGTATTAGATACAGAAGGTCGTCTAATTGGCATTCATACAGCAGCAGAAGCTTTCAAAAAAGGACAGCCAAGTCCAATTCAGCAGAAATC comes from Rivularia sp. PCC 7116 and encodes:
- a CDS encoding cytochrome P450; translated protein: MTIKEQVIKSQKRQIELSRMLAKVGYDSKIGQTLRLRFYYQDAFLLLRKFKSFLYTAKELFGDKFFGGDQAIIHTSHAEVKKLMQVEPQLRGNDLGIIRMLAPSYLLNNPLSLGMNGTQHTGARALFLQALTNPAEDIENLSNLVNQCLSEAAQKKELHIGKDLPRMMLKILHQVVFQISLSEEEVTASTGYNKKLFLATLPNFINKYTLGLLTAPSVKHRKQLTQRYKQSPLWSSYVETGAKYNLNEHQIANSLFDMIHIAGTLGTSALLGSTIGVLCLDEALRNNVISEVNTVWNEQETPNPDALKNSILINKVILETARLYPAVRFVSQLAQEGGEIEIGESKCPFQKGTRLIGSIFTANRDAARYENPDSFDSERDFSDILSWNGHGHERACPGRDLSIGLINIFVLYLFKKYKWDSITEVKWEFEKVTAVTPNELVLQGFAKR
- a CDS encoding COP23 domain-containing protein; amino-acid sequence: MNTKFFASLLSASAIALSSIAMFSSPSHGQRSTYSFFCGRSTDGVPTTFAATATGKKIAVIRWVRQWSPKYPPKARCRAVSSRFQNAYASGVLNYLTNTRVNRQDVICAARRYGGSCNQMLLTLRPGENVSQVIENLRQMGHTASGPLVQAPDGSPRTFVDMNRLLRQASAVK